One window of the Xiphophorus couchianus chromosome 12, X_couchianus-1.0, whole genome shotgun sequence genome contains the following:
- the snapc4 gene encoding snRNA-activating protein complex subunit 4 isoform X1: MSLSAQRDRVQRQVEELERSLAVTRDELDLLSSETDDGSESQDEEGQEGQSPADLLAQKQKIQSEIQNLEDMLGPHSESLDVSSEDSSDSSDRTEPDLSPSASSCLQLNLVYQQVVQETLDQLEALLAHNRRQQRELTAQMNGPIRESTREGPASSNQHPAKMFLGSFLKPYFKDRLTGLGPPANQEVKLKAQRMMGCPEDKKLKLKRWESWQKTLLVHSVTRDHLKRLMLPKLSRLDFLTSKFSSAQGADRQQLTEQINDLEKDLQLLRMKREEELTGDRYEEHDWQKISNIDFEGTKDAEDIRLFWQNVLHPSINKTAWSSEEVQRLSAICRRHEDRHWDSIAQELGTGRTAFMCLQMFQRFVSDSLKRSSWTAEEDEQLRELVQKMRIGNFIPYTQISYFMEGRDPTQLVYRWNQVLDPSLKRGSWTKQEDRLLLQAVARHGEKCWWKVRLEVPGRTDGACRDRYLDCLKKNIKKGPFERHEVELLEQLVKKHGVGRWAKIAAEIPHRLDAQCLREWRKLVREPAQDRRKIRKTCKKGGRGRGRGRGAGGFNVSIRRGILKMKEEEEVQVTEDEDEDEDEVVQYMDSDEDCNKKRKRSMEEEEEEEEEYILPPMEEWLPAEVKQSSTSLSFTLVELPSSGEAPDRTAVRSTVLGRPGPSVVIGAPPRELSWEERRSSSAVPMASREALRLHLSALKQKVGSAPQPGRRPRPQAQELRYELQVAVTPWIGNLLIPKSQKRSAADALREAGERSGVSTSSAFTLLLQAMNVDTLGCRQMIEERKSKADLQAPPHARGPKRVSELLANRRSQEEEDQRRVLLQEKRILQAPPIMQAPPILQAPPQHPSSRYPQMFPRSLLVPAASIYFVPSGAPPAPPAPPAPVLPNPEPSCTSSSVVPVGSSLTSSLARGSPAELKDVGGASDGAAGSRSDVGGAKAGVARTGDEGAKNGADLETGPMDSAGSPEPDRTQNSDGPAAVSSSSSPLTSAPPSCPVQTPPTSTDAAVRQSGGRKRGLAEAGGAGPVQEGKRTRRPTLKIQESKELQATKKRSSASSKQKRVGRAQSKESSAMEAPPHSQAPPLSQVTGLHFLPNRSIWVMTPGSVPVAQAPPPALQVGLLPRGPPLISEAPPPLTAGLSSVTPADPRDLQLLPVPTCRFKPLLPAVIQSPDLRPTGWPRPHLLLAYQGAAGRQTVGPTGPPLPTAGLHFDPTLMCLEPPEEVHDWLRGRGGVVVPGARCALPYLPPSVSSLSALSGLLRAKASVTASALQLMADGRRPNDHTYCASGELPGRQEELQAVRQLVAQRFSTNPAHQLLKARFLSLFTLPALLATVQPISRKKPTCPTNQEEEEEEEEEELKQIQERQRRRRRVLTGAAVP; the protein is encoded by the exons ATGTCCCTGTCGGCCCAGAGGGACCGGGTCCAGAGGcaggtggaggagctggagcgCAGCCTGGCTGTGACCCGGGACGAGCTGGACCTGCTGAGCAGTGAGACGG ATGATGGATCAGAAAGTCAGGATGAGGAGGGACAGGAGGGACAG agccCAGCTGACCTGTTGGCCCAGAAGCAGAAGATCCAGTCAGAGATCCAGAACCTGGAGGACATGTTGGGTCCCCACAGCGAGTCCCTTGACGTGTCCAGCGAGGACAGCAGTGACTCAAGTGACAGG ACCGAGCCGGACCTGTCTCCGAGTGCGTCCTCGTGTCTCCAGCTGAACCTGGTCTACCAGCAGGTGGTCCAGGAGACGCTGGACCAGCTGGAGGCGCTGCTGGCCCACAACCGCAGGCAGCAG AGGGAGCTCACAGCCCAGATGAATGGACCAATCAGAGAGTCCACCAGAGAAGGTCCCGCCTCGTCCAATCAGCATCCAGCTAAGATGTTCCTGGGAAGCTTCCTGAAACCGTACTTCAAGGACCGTCTGACGGGCCTg GGCCCTCCAGCCAATCAGGAGGTGAAGCTGAAGGCTCAGAGGATGATGGGATGTCCAGAAGACAAGAAGCTGAAATTGAAAAGAT GGGAGAGCTGGCAGAAGACGCTGCTGGTCCACTCAGTGACTAGAGACCACCTGAAGAGACTGATGCTGCCCAAACTGTCCAG GCTGGACTTTCTGACCTCCAAGTTTTCCTCGGCTCAGGGAGCCGACAGACAGCAGCTGACTGAGCAGATCAATGACCTGGAGaaagacctgcagctgctgAG gatgaagagagaggaggagcTTACTGGTGATCGCTACGAAGAACACGACTGGCAGAAGATCTCCAACATCGAC tttGAAGGGACGAAGGACGCAGAGGACATCCGTCTGTTCTGGCAGAACGTCCTCCACCCGTCCATCAACAAGACGGCCTGGAGCAGCGAGGAGGTCCAGAGACTGAGCGCCATCTGCAGGAGACACGAGGACAGACACTGGGACTCGATCGCCCAGGAGCTGGGG ACGGGCAGGACGGCCTTCATGTGTCTCCAGATGTTCCAGCGTTTCGTCTCCGACTCTCTGAAACGCAGCAGCTGGACGGCGGAGGAAGACGAGCAGCTGAGAGAGCTGGTCCAGAAGATGAGGATCGGGAACTTCATCCCGTACACGCAGA TCAGTTACTTCATGGAGGGTCGTGATCCGACTCAACTCGTCTACAGGTGGAACCAGGTTCTGGACCCGAGCCTGAAGAGAGGCTCGTGGACCAAGCAGGAGGACCGG CTCCTGCTGCAGGCTGTGGCTCGTCACGGCGAGAAGTGTTGGTGGAAGGTCCGGTTGGAAGTTCCTGGACGCACCGATGGAGCCTGCAGAGACAG GTATCTGGACTGTCTGAAGAAGAACATAAAGAAAGGTCCGTTTGAGAGACATGaggtggagctgctggagcagctggtgAAGAAACATGGAGTTG GTCGCTGGGCCAAGATCGCCGCAGAGATCCCTCATCGCCTCGATGCTCAGTGTCTGAGAGAGTGGAGGAAGCTGGTGCGAGAACCTGCTCAG GACAGAAGGAAAATCAGGAAGACCTGCAAgaagggaggaagaggaagaggaagagggcGGGGTGCTGGAGGTTTCAATGTTAGCATCAGGAGAGGAATATTGAagatgaaggaggaagaggaggtgcaGGTAactgaggatgaggatgaggatgaggatgaggtgGTGCAGTACATGGACAGTGATGAAGACTGTAataagaagaggaagaggagcatggaggaggaggaagaagaggaggaggagtacaTCCTGCCGCCGATGGAGGAGTGGCTTCCAGCTGAGGTGAAGCAAAGCTCCACCTCCCTGAGCTTCACGCTGGTGGAGCTCCCTTCCTCCGGCGAGGCTCCGGACCGAACCGCGGTCCGCTCCACCGTGCTGGGTCGGCCCGGGCCCTCCGTCGTCATCGGGGCTCCGCCCAGAGAGCTGTCCTGGGAGGAGCGCCGCAGCTCCTCCGCCGTGCCGATGGCGTCCCGGGAGGCGCTGCGTCTCCACCTGAGCGCCCTGAAGCAGAAGGTCGGCTCTGCCCCCCAGCCGGGGCGGCGGCCGCGCCCGCAGGCCCAGGAGCTGAGGTACGAGTTGCAGGTCGCCGTCACGCCGTGGATCGGGAACCTGCTGATCCCAAAGAGCCAGAAACGGAGCGCCGCAGATGCACTGAGGGAGGCAGGAGAGAGGAGCGGCGTCTCCACCTCCTCCGCCTTCACGCTGCTCCTCCAGGCCATGAACGTAGACACGCTGGGCTGCCGGCAGATGATCGAGGAGAGGAAGAGCAAGGCGGACCTGCAGGCCCCGCCCCACGCCCGGGGGCCCAAACGGGTCTCAGAGCTCCTCGCCAACAGGAGGAGCCAAGAGGAGGAGGACCAGCGGCGAGTCCTGCTGCAGGAGAAACGCATCCTGCAGGCTCCGCCCATCATGCAGGCTCCACCCATCCTGCAGGCTCCACCCCAGCACCCTTCTAGCAGATATCCTCAGATGTTTCCTCGTAGTCTCCTAGTCCCTGCTGCCTCCATCTACTTTGTTCCTTCTGGAGCTccacctgctccacctgctcctcctgctcctgtGCTCCCAAACCCCGAACCATCCTGCACCTCCTCCTCAGTGGTTCCAGTTGGCTCCAGTCTGACCAGTAGCCTTGCTCGAGGAAGTCCAGCAGAGCTGAAGGATGTGGGCGGAGCCAGTGATGGAGCAGCTGGGTCTCGTAGTGATGTGGGCGGAGCTAAAGCAGGTGTGGCACGGACAGGTGATGAAGGAGCAAAGAACGGAGCGGATCTGGAG ACTGGACCCATGGATTCAGCAGGTTCtccagaaccggaccggacccAGAACTCAGACGGTCCTGCAGCAGTTAGCTCTTCCTcctcacctctgacctctgctccACCTTCTTGCCCCGTTCAGACCCCGCCCACCTCCACAGACGCCGCCGTCCGTCAGAGTGGGGGCAGGAAGAGGGGGCTGGCGGAGGCGGGCGGCGCCGGGCCGGTCCAGGAGGGGAAGAGAACCAGGAGGCCGACCCTGAAGATCCAGGAGTCCAAGGAGCTCCAG GCTACAAAGAAAAGAAGCTCCGCCTCCTCTAAGCAGAAACGTGTTGGCAGGGCCCAATCAAAGGAAAGCAGTGCCATGGAGGCCCCGCCCCACTCTCAGGCCCCGCCCCTCTCTCAGGTCACTGGTCTCCATTTCCTTCCTAACCGGTCCATTTGGGTCATGACCCCTGGTTCGGTCCCTGTGGCTCAGGCTCCGCCCCCAGCCCTGCAGGTGGGGCTCTTACCCAGAGGTCCTCCCCTAATTTctgaagccccgccccctctgACGGCAGGACTGTCCTCGGTGACCCCAGCTGACCCTCGTGACCTCCAGCTCTTACCTGTTCCCACCTGTAGATTTAAGCCCCTCCTCCCAGCCGTCATCCAGTCACCTGATCTGAGGCCGACCGGCTGGCCCCGCCCCCACTTGCTGCTGGCCTATCAGGGAGCGGCGGGGAGGCAGACGGTGGGCCCGACCGGCCCCCCCCTCCCGACGGCGGGCCTCCACTTTGACCCCACCCTGATGTGTCTGGAGCCCCCAGAGGAGGTTCACGATTGGTTGAGAGGGAGAGGGGGCGTGGTCGTACCTGGAGCGAGGTGCGCCCTCCCCTACCTGCCGCCATCTGTCAGCAGTCTGAGCGCGCTCAGTGGCCTCCTGCGGGCGAAGGCGTCAGTGACGGCGTCGGCTCTGCAGCTGATGGCGGACGGCCGCCGCCCCAATGACCACACCTACTGCGCCTCAGGCGAGCTGCCAG GGCggcaggaggagctgcaggccGTCCGCCAGCTGGTGGCGCAGCGCTTCTCCACAAACCCCGCCCACCAGCTGCTGAAGGCCCGCTTCCTGTCCCTGTTCACGCTGCCGGCGCTGCTGGCCACCgtgcagccaatcagcaggAAGAAGCCAACCTGTCCGACCaatcaggaggaggaagaggaagaggaggaggaggagctgaaacAAATCCAGGAGAgacaaaggaggaggaggagagtcCTGACCGGAGCTGCTGTTCCCTAA
- the snapc4 gene encoding snRNA-activating protein complex subunit 4 isoform X2, translated as MSLSAQRDRVQRQVEELERSLAVTRDELDLLSSETDDGSESQDEEGQSPADLLAQKQKIQSEIQNLEDMLGPHSESLDVSSEDSSDSSDRTEPDLSPSASSCLQLNLVYQQVVQETLDQLEALLAHNRRQQRELTAQMNGPIRESTREGPASSNQHPAKMFLGSFLKPYFKDRLTGLGPPANQEVKLKAQRMMGCPEDKKLKLKRWESWQKTLLVHSVTRDHLKRLMLPKLSRLDFLTSKFSSAQGADRQQLTEQINDLEKDLQLLRMKREEELTGDRYEEHDWQKISNIDFEGTKDAEDIRLFWQNVLHPSINKTAWSSEEVQRLSAICRRHEDRHWDSIAQELGTGRTAFMCLQMFQRFVSDSLKRSSWTAEEDEQLRELVQKMRIGNFIPYTQISYFMEGRDPTQLVYRWNQVLDPSLKRGSWTKQEDRLLLQAVARHGEKCWWKVRLEVPGRTDGACRDRYLDCLKKNIKKGPFERHEVELLEQLVKKHGVGRWAKIAAEIPHRLDAQCLREWRKLVREPAQDRRKIRKTCKKGGRGRGRGRGAGGFNVSIRRGILKMKEEEEVQVTEDEDEDEDEVVQYMDSDEDCNKKRKRSMEEEEEEEEEYILPPMEEWLPAEVKQSSTSLSFTLVELPSSGEAPDRTAVRSTVLGRPGPSVVIGAPPRELSWEERRSSSAVPMASREALRLHLSALKQKVGSAPQPGRRPRPQAQELRYELQVAVTPWIGNLLIPKSQKRSAADALREAGERSGVSTSSAFTLLLQAMNVDTLGCRQMIEERKSKADLQAPPHARGPKRVSELLANRRSQEEEDQRRVLLQEKRILQAPPIMQAPPILQAPPQHPSSRYPQMFPRSLLVPAASIYFVPSGAPPAPPAPPAPVLPNPEPSCTSSSVVPVGSSLTSSLARGSPAELKDVGGASDGAAGSRSDVGGAKAGVARTGDEGAKNGADLETGPMDSAGSPEPDRTQNSDGPAAVSSSSSPLTSAPPSCPVQTPPTSTDAAVRQSGGRKRGLAEAGGAGPVQEGKRTRRPTLKIQESKELQATKKRSSASSKQKRVGRAQSKESSAMEAPPHSQAPPLSQVTGLHFLPNRSIWVMTPGSVPVAQAPPPALQVGLLPRGPPLISEAPPPLTAGLSSVTPADPRDLQLLPVPTCRFKPLLPAVIQSPDLRPTGWPRPHLLLAYQGAAGRQTVGPTGPPLPTAGLHFDPTLMCLEPPEEVHDWLRGRGGVVVPGARCALPYLPPSVSSLSALSGLLRAKASVTASALQLMADGRRPNDHTYCASGELPGRQEELQAVRQLVAQRFSTNPAHQLLKARFLSLFTLPALLATVQPISRKKPTCPTNQEEEEEEEEEELKQIQERQRRRRRVLTGAAVP; from the exons ATGTCCCTGTCGGCCCAGAGGGACCGGGTCCAGAGGcaggtggaggagctggagcgCAGCCTGGCTGTGACCCGGGACGAGCTGGACCTGCTGAGCAGTGAGACGG ATGATGGATCAGAAAGTCAGGATGAGGAGGGACAG agccCAGCTGACCTGTTGGCCCAGAAGCAGAAGATCCAGTCAGAGATCCAGAACCTGGAGGACATGTTGGGTCCCCACAGCGAGTCCCTTGACGTGTCCAGCGAGGACAGCAGTGACTCAAGTGACAGG ACCGAGCCGGACCTGTCTCCGAGTGCGTCCTCGTGTCTCCAGCTGAACCTGGTCTACCAGCAGGTGGTCCAGGAGACGCTGGACCAGCTGGAGGCGCTGCTGGCCCACAACCGCAGGCAGCAG AGGGAGCTCACAGCCCAGATGAATGGACCAATCAGAGAGTCCACCAGAGAAGGTCCCGCCTCGTCCAATCAGCATCCAGCTAAGATGTTCCTGGGAAGCTTCCTGAAACCGTACTTCAAGGACCGTCTGACGGGCCTg GGCCCTCCAGCCAATCAGGAGGTGAAGCTGAAGGCTCAGAGGATGATGGGATGTCCAGAAGACAAGAAGCTGAAATTGAAAAGAT GGGAGAGCTGGCAGAAGACGCTGCTGGTCCACTCAGTGACTAGAGACCACCTGAAGAGACTGATGCTGCCCAAACTGTCCAG GCTGGACTTTCTGACCTCCAAGTTTTCCTCGGCTCAGGGAGCCGACAGACAGCAGCTGACTGAGCAGATCAATGACCTGGAGaaagacctgcagctgctgAG gatgaagagagaggaggagcTTACTGGTGATCGCTACGAAGAACACGACTGGCAGAAGATCTCCAACATCGAC tttGAAGGGACGAAGGACGCAGAGGACATCCGTCTGTTCTGGCAGAACGTCCTCCACCCGTCCATCAACAAGACGGCCTGGAGCAGCGAGGAGGTCCAGAGACTGAGCGCCATCTGCAGGAGACACGAGGACAGACACTGGGACTCGATCGCCCAGGAGCTGGGG ACGGGCAGGACGGCCTTCATGTGTCTCCAGATGTTCCAGCGTTTCGTCTCCGACTCTCTGAAACGCAGCAGCTGGACGGCGGAGGAAGACGAGCAGCTGAGAGAGCTGGTCCAGAAGATGAGGATCGGGAACTTCATCCCGTACACGCAGA TCAGTTACTTCATGGAGGGTCGTGATCCGACTCAACTCGTCTACAGGTGGAACCAGGTTCTGGACCCGAGCCTGAAGAGAGGCTCGTGGACCAAGCAGGAGGACCGG CTCCTGCTGCAGGCTGTGGCTCGTCACGGCGAGAAGTGTTGGTGGAAGGTCCGGTTGGAAGTTCCTGGACGCACCGATGGAGCCTGCAGAGACAG GTATCTGGACTGTCTGAAGAAGAACATAAAGAAAGGTCCGTTTGAGAGACATGaggtggagctgctggagcagctggtgAAGAAACATGGAGTTG GTCGCTGGGCCAAGATCGCCGCAGAGATCCCTCATCGCCTCGATGCTCAGTGTCTGAGAGAGTGGAGGAAGCTGGTGCGAGAACCTGCTCAG GACAGAAGGAAAATCAGGAAGACCTGCAAgaagggaggaagaggaagaggaagagggcGGGGTGCTGGAGGTTTCAATGTTAGCATCAGGAGAGGAATATTGAagatgaaggaggaagaggaggtgcaGGTAactgaggatgaggatgaggatgaggatgaggtgGTGCAGTACATGGACAGTGATGAAGACTGTAataagaagaggaagaggagcatggaggaggaggaagaagaggaggaggagtacaTCCTGCCGCCGATGGAGGAGTGGCTTCCAGCTGAGGTGAAGCAAAGCTCCACCTCCCTGAGCTTCACGCTGGTGGAGCTCCCTTCCTCCGGCGAGGCTCCGGACCGAACCGCGGTCCGCTCCACCGTGCTGGGTCGGCCCGGGCCCTCCGTCGTCATCGGGGCTCCGCCCAGAGAGCTGTCCTGGGAGGAGCGCCGCAGCTCCTCCGCCGTGCCGATGGCGTCCCGGGAGGCGCTGCGTCTCCACCTGAGCGCCCTGAAGCAGAAGGTCGGCTCTGCCCCCCAGCCGGGGCGGCGGCCGCGCCCGCAGGCCCAGGAGCTGAGGTACGAGTTGCAGGTCGCCGTCACGCCGTGGATCGGGAACCTGCTGATCCCAAAGAGCCAGAAACGGAGCGCCGCAGATGCACTGAGGGAGGCAGGAGAGAGGAGCGGCGTCTCCACCTCCTCCGCCTTCACGCTGCTCCTCCAGGCCATGAACGTAGACACGCTGGGCTGCCGGCAGATGATCGAGGAGAGGAAGAGCAAGGCGGACCTGCAGGCCCCGCCCCACGCCCGGGGGCCCAAACGGGTCTCAGAGCTCCTCGCCAACAGGAGGAGCCAAGAGGAGGAGGACCAGCGGCGAGTCCTGCTGCAGGAGAAACGCATCCTGCAGGCTCCGCCCATCATGCAGGCTCCACCCATCCTGCAGGCTCCACCCCAGCACCCTTCTAGCAGATATCCTCAGATGTTTCCTCGTAGTCTCCTAGTCCCTGCTGCCTCCATCTACTTTGTTCCTTCTGGAGCTccacctgctccacctgctcctcctgctcctgtGCTCCCAAACCCCGAACCATCCTGCACCTCCTCCTCAGTGGTTCCAGTTGGCTCCAGTCTGACCAGTAGCCTTGCTCGAGGAAGTCCAGCAGAGCTGAAGGATGTGGGCGGAGCCAGTGATGGAGCAGCTGGGTCTCGTAGTGATGTGGGCGGAGCTAAAGCAGGTGTGGCACGGACAGGTGATGAAGGAGCAAAGAACGGAGCGGATCTGGAG ACTGGACCCATGGATTCAGCAGGTTCtccagaaccggaccggacccAGAACTCAGACGGTCCTGCAGCAGTTAGCTCTTCCTcctcacctctgacctctgctccACCTTCTTGCCCCGTTCAGACCCCGCCCACCTCCACAGACGCCGCCGTCCGTCAGAGTGGGGGCAGGAAGAGGGGGCTGGCGGAGGCGGGCGGCGCCGGGCCGGTCCAGGAGGGGAAGAGAACCAGGAGGCCGACCCTGAAGATCCAGGAGTCCAAGGAGCTCCAG GCTACAAAGAAAAGAAGCTCCGCCTCCTCTAAGCAGAAACGTGTTGGCAGGGCCCAATCAAAGGAAAGCAGTGCCATGGAGGCCCCGCCCCACTCTCAGGCCCCGCCCCTCTCTCAGGTCACTGGTCTCCATTTCCTTCCTAACCGGTCCATTTGGGTCATGACCCCTGGTTCGGTCCCTGTGGCTCAGGCTCCGCCCCCAGCCCTGCAGGTGGGGCTCTTACCCAGAGGTCCTCCCCTAATTTctgaagccccgccccctctgACGGCAGGACTGTCCTCGGTGACCCCAGCTGACCCTCGTGACCTCCAGCTCTTACCTGTTCCCACCTGTAGATTTAAGCCCCTCCTCCCAGCCGTCATCCAGTCACCTGATCTGAGGCCGACCGGCTGGCCCCGCCCCCACTTGCTGCTGGCCTATCAGGGAGCGGCGGGGAGGCAGACGGTGGGCCCGACCGGCCCCCCCCTCCCGACGGCGGGCCTCCACTTTGACCCCACCCTGATGTGTCTGGAGCCCCCAGAGGAGGTTCACGATTGGTTGAGAGGGAGAGGGGGCGTGGTCGTACCTGGAGCGAGGTGCGCCCTCCCCTACCTGCCGCCATCTGTCAGCAGTCTGAGCGCGCTCAGTGGCCTCCTGCGGGCGAAGGCGTCAGTGACGGCGTCGGCTCTGCAGCTGATGGCGGACGGCCGCCGCCCCAATGACCACACCTACTGCGCCTCAGGCGAGCTGCCAG GGCggcaggaggagctgcaggccGTCCGCCAGCTGGTGGCGCAGCGCTTCTCCACAAACCCCGCCCACCAGCTGCTGAAGGCCCGCTTCCTGTCCCTGTTCACGCTGCCGGCGCTGCTGGCCACCgtgcagccaatcagcaggAAGAAGCCAACCTGTCCGACCaatcaggaggaggaagaggaagaggaggaggaggagctgaaacAAATCCAGGAGAgacaaaggaggaggaggagagtcCTGACCGGAGCTGCTGTTCCCTAA
- the LOC114154804 gene encoding inactive phospholipid phosphatase 7-like → MPGSQTRSRPRDRNNILNRPEFMSLNQPVRRETSGEGRSRRTATRRPSQQDDATARGSRDSSDGAPSGDGVPKDGSRWPEQDCMQLNPSFRGIAINSLLAIDINLSRRLGMCMVGPRGPGAPLRPMVALLAFSGHALPWLCGTLLCLWRSDSLAGQEVLVNLLLALLLDLMTVAGVQKLVRRHSPWNAPPGFLDRVALDSYSFPAAHASRAVVVSRFLLNHLVLAVPLRILLYLWAFLVGVSRVLLGKHHLSDVGCGLALGFLLFSLVESVWLDSAACQALLAVGSLHWAPLV, encoded by the exons ATGCCTGGCAGCCAGACCCGGAGCCGGCCCAGGGACCGGAATAACATCCTGAACCGTCCCGAGTTCATGTCCCTGAACCAGCCGGTCCGCAGAGAAACCTCCGGGGAGGGGCGGTCCAGGAGAACCGCCACGAGACGGCCGAGTCAGCAGGACGACGCCACGGCGAG GGGGTCCAGGGACTCCTCCGATGGGGCCCCATCAGGAGACGGGGTTCCGAAGGACGGGTCCCGCTGGCCCGAGCAGGACTGCATGCAGCTGAACCCGTCCTTCCGCGGCATCGCCATCAACTCGCTGCTCGCCATCGACATCAACCTGTCCAGGCGTCTGGGTATGTGCATGGTGGGGCCCCGCGGCCCCGGGGCCCCACTGCGCCCCATGGTGGCCCTGCTGGCCTTCTCTGGACACGCGCTGCCCTGGCTCTGCGGGACGCTGCTCTGCCTGTGGCGCAGCGACTCGCTGGCGGGACAGGAAGTCCTGGTCAACCTGCTGCTGG CCCTGCTGCTGGACCTGATGACCGTCGCGGGCGTCCAGAAGCTGGTGCGGCGCCACAGCCCGTGGAACGCCCCCCCAGGGTTCCTGGACCGCGTCGCCCTGGACTCGTACTCGTTCCCCGCCGCCCACGCCAGCCGGGCCGTCGTGGTTTCCCGCTTCCTGCTGAACCACCTGGTGCTGGCG GTGCCCCTCCGGATCCTGCTGTACCTGTGGGCCTTCCTGGTGGGCGTGTCCCGGGTCCTGCTGGGGAAGCATCACCTGTCGGACGTCGGCTGCGGCCTCGCGCTCGGGTTCCTGCTCTTCAGCCTGGTGGAGTCCGTCTGGCTGGACTCGGCCGCCTGCCAGGCGCTGCTGGCCGTCGGCTCTCTGCACTGGGCGCCACTGGTGTAG